TCCCGGCGACGAGCCGGGCGGGCCGGGGGCCGTCGTGCAGTTCGGCGGCGGCGTTGTGCGGCAGCCACTTCAGCCAGTCCCACTCCCGCGCGAGGCGGGCGTCGCGCACCACGGCCAGGCCCGCGTCGGCAGGGGAGGACGTCGCGGCGAGCTGCGCGGCGATCGCCCGCGCGAGGTCCCGGCCCGCGGCGCGGTCCGCCACGATCGACACCGTCCCGAGCTCCGGCAGCGGCAGCGGCAGCGGTTCCCCCGCGATCCGCCCGTAGTGCCGGACGAGCCGCTCGGCGGCGTCCAGGCAGATCGGGTCGTGCACGGCCAGCGGGTCGGCGCCGTCGAGCCGGGAGCGCAGCGGGCGCGCCAGCGGGACGGTGCCGGTCCCGATGCGCAGCCGCAGGAAGTCGGGGTCGGACGCGCGCCGCTCCCACCGGCGGTCCGGCAGCCGCGCCAGGTCGGGCAGCGCCTCCGGCGGCGGATGCCGGACCGCCGACGCCTCCCGCTGCACCGCCGCCACCTCCCGGATCGTCGCGCGCAGCCCGTCCAGGTAGTCGAGGTACAGCTCGCGCTGCTCCCGGACGCGCCGCCGCGGCCCGTTCCACTGCGCGAGGAACATCACCGCGCCGACCACCACGCTCGCCACCATGAACAGCAGCCCGGCCGCCGCGAAGATCGGGCGGCGGCCCATCGTGAGGGTCACCAGCAGCCCGCCGGCGCCCGACACGATCGGCATCATCAGCGTCGCGCCCATCGGGCCGACGGGGGCGTTGTCCGGCAGCCGCGGCGGCGCGGCCAGCACCAGCGGCTCGCCGCCGGGGTCGGGCACCGGCCGGCGCGGCGGCCGGACGGGCCGCGGGCCGGGCGGGGCGCCGGACGGCGCGGCGGCGCCGTCGATCGGGGTCGCGGTCGACATGTTCCCCTCCCGTACACCCGCCGGTCGGTCGCGCGTCAGCGGGAAGGCCGATGCTTGCACCGTCCAAGATCGTCCCGCCGGGCGGCGAGCGGGCGAACGGAAGATGAGCCGCGGATGACGACCGGAGGATCGTGCCGGTGACCGAACCGCCCGAACGGCCCGAACCGTCCGCGGACGGGTACCGCCGGGTCACGGTGGCGGGCCCGCGCCGCCGCACCGACCTGCTGCTTCCCGGCGGGGTCCCGGTGGCGGCGCTGCTGCCGCGGCTGATGGCGCTGTGCGTCCCCGACCGGGACGGGGACGAGCCCGCCGCGTGGCGGCTCACCCGGCTGGACGGGCGCCCCGTGCCGCCCGGCGGATCGCTCGACGCGGCCGGAGTGGCGGACGGCGAGGTCCTGACACTGCACCCGCGCGCGGTGCGCGTCCCCCCGCCCGAAGTGGAGGACGTGCGGGGCGCCGTCGAGGACCGGGTGGACGAAGGGACCTGGCTGTGGGGCCCGCGCGCCACCTTCGGGTTCGCGATCGTCCTGGCCGCGGCCGGCCCGCTCGCCGTGGCCGTGCGGGCCGGCTGGGCCACCACCTGGGACCTGCCCGCGGGCACGGCGGCCGGACGGGCGGCCTGCGCGTTCGCCGCCGCGCTGCTGGCGGTGCTCGCCGCGTGGTCGTGCGGCGGACGTCCCGTCCTGGCGCGGATCGTGCTGGGCGCCGGATGCCTGTGGGGCGCCCTCGCGGCCGGGCTCGCGGCGGCCGCCGCGACCGTCCCCGCCGCGCCCGCGGTCACCGCGCTCGCGGCCACCGGCGCCCTCGCCGTCGCCGCGCTGGCCTGGGCGCGCGAGCCGGCCGCGCTGCCGTTCGCCGCCGGGTCGGCCGTCGCGGTCGCCGCCGCCGGCGTGGTGTCGGCGGGCGGCCTGCTGGGCGAGCCCGCGCACGGCCTCCGGACGGCCGCGGTGCTGCTCGTCCTCGCCGCCGGTGCGCTCCCCCGGGCCGCGATGACGCTCGGCGGGCTCGCCGGCGCCGACCAGCGCGCCCGCGAGCACGGCCGCGTCCCCGCGGGTCAGGTGGAGGCGCGGCTGCACGCCACCGAGGGAATCCTCGTCGGGGCGCTCGCCGGGACGGGCGGCGCCGCGGCCGCCGCGATCGTTCTGCTCACCACGGGCGGCTTCCGCGATCAGGTGCTCGCCGGGGTCGTGTCGCTCGCGCTCGTGCTGCGCTCGCGGCTGTTCGACCGCGGCGCGCACGTGCTGTGCCTGCGCGTCGCGGGCGTCGCCGGGCTCGGTGCCGCCGGGTTCGCGGCGGCCGCGGACACGGCCGGGGGCCGGCTCGCCGACTGGTCGCCCGGCCTCGCGCTGGCGGTCGCCGCCGTGATCGCGGGGCTCAGCGCCGTCCCCCTGCCGCGGGTCCCGCGCGCCCGCCTCCGCCGCGTCCTCGACTGGACGGAGCTGCTCGTCATCGTCGCGATGGTCGCCGCGGCCGCCGCCGCGTACGGGACCTTCGACGGTCTCGGCGACCTGTCCCCGTGACGTCCCGCCCGGCGGCCGTCGCCGCCGGGCGCTACCACTGCGCCATGGGGATGCCCGTGCGCACGAAGTCCTCGTACGCCTGCGGGTCGGCCGCGGCCGACCCGTTGAAGGCGTCGGAGTAGGCGTCCTCCTGCTTTTCCAGCAGGTCCCGGTAGCCCGGCAGGACGTCGTCCAGCAGCTCCGCCGCGGCGTCCTCGGCCGCGCGGCGCTCGTGGCCGGGCACCTGGCCGTAGAGCTTGACCGGCGCGTCCGGGTCGCCGCTCCGCAGGACGTCCGGGACGTCCGCCGCGGAGATCCGCCCGTCGGTCACCGCGGCGCTCACCAGGTTCAGCAGGCCGCCCTGTTCCAGGTCGGTGCGTCCCACCCGCTCGCCGTTCGGAGCCTGGATCAGCGGCGTCGACGGGCCCGGCTGCGCCCTGACCCCGGCGCGCCAGATCTCGTTGCCGGTCCCGATGACGACCTTGGCCACCCGCCCCCAGGGGAACACGTTGCCGACCGTCTCCTTGATCATCCCGGAGGCGAAGGTCGACCCGTTGGCCTGCCGGGCCGCCGCGTCCGTGACGGCGGTGCGCTCGTCGCCGGTGCGGTCCATCGCCTCGTTCAGCATGCCCGCGTCGAGGTAGCCGCGCAGCATGCCGTTGGCGCGGCCGTACTGGGCGTCGCCCTCGCCGCCCCCGGCGACGTACCCGTTCAGCCGCGTCGCCTCGTGGGTCAGGACCGCGCCCGTCAGGTACGCGGCCGCGTCCTCGTCCCCCGCCACCAGCTCGAAGAACCGGGCGCGGGCACCGTCCTCGTAGGCCAGTTCGAGGTTCCCGCCGCCGAACGACGTCCGCGCGGGGTCGTCCTGCTCGGCGGCGAACTCGTCCAGGTACTTCACGGCGACGTCGGCGAAGCCGCGCGACAGCTCCGGGTTGAGCATCCCCATCGAGTCGCCGCCCGGCCCGTCGGTGAGGGCCCCGTAGACGCCGCCGTCGCCGACCCCGGTCACGGTCTCGTACAGCCCGGCGGCGGCCTCGCCCGCCATCGTCTCGTCGACGCCGTCCGCGTGGATCCACGAGGTCAGCTTCGCCGCCGCCGCGCCGTCGTCGCTCCAGTCGTGGGTGTAGAGGGCCGCGAGGAGTTCCGGGCGGGCGAGTCCCACGTCGCCGGGCTCGTAGTCGCCGGTGAGGACGGCGTGGTTCGCCGCGACGTTGCGGGTGGCCACGCCCAGCATCGTGGCGGCCGGCTCGTCGGTGAGCACGGTCGAGCCGTCCAGCAGTTCGACGCCGCCCGGGATCACGTTGACCGGCGACCCGGCGAAGTCGAGGTAGTGCGGGGTGACGGCGATGAGGGCGGTGGAGAGCTCCTCCCCCGCGACGAGGCGCGGGTCGGCGCTCCCCAGCAGGTCGGCGAGCGCCGCGTACTGGTACCCCCAGTGGTGGATCGCCGCGTAGGCCCCATCGTTCACCTGAACGGACTCGTCGAACAGACGGCGGACGATGGGCGGCATGCGGTCGAAGCCGCCGCCCACGCTCTCGTCCGACAGCAGGAGCAGGCCGCCGCCGAGCGCCGCCAGCGAGTCCTGCTGCAGGAACGGCCGCTCTCCGAGACCCTCGCCGTGACCGGCGTACGCGTCCATGACGAGCAGGTCGCTGCCCAGCTCGCCGTAGAACTCCTCCAGGTAGGCGAGCACGTCGGGGTCGAGCCGCCCGCCGTCCGCCCGCCGGGCGACGCCCTGCCGCACGGCGGCCAGCAGCGTCCCGATGATCTGCCCGTACTCGGCGTCGGGCTCGCGCCGCCGGGTCAGGTACTCGCGCAGCAGCGCCGCGTCGGCCGCCGCCAGTTCCGCGTCGAGGGGGAGCGGCGCCTCGGCGCCCCGGATGTTGTACGGAGCCCACCCCAGCAGGTCGTGCTCGACCAGGCTTCGCAGGTTCTGCGGCGTCGGCCCCTGCGCGAGCTGCCGCTCGCGCAGTTCCGCCCGCGCCTGCAGTTCCTCCCACGCCCGGTCCGCCGCGCCGCTCAGCTCCCGCAGTTTCGCCGCCTCGGCCTGGGCGCGGTCGGCGGCGTACTCCTCGTCGAGCGCGGCGTTCATCTCCTGCTCCAGGCCCGTACCGAAGGTGAGACGGTCCGTGGTGTCCGGCAGTCTCCGGACGACGCCGAAGTTGCTGCCCGCGGCGTCCTCCCACTCGTCGACGAGCGCCTGCCGCTTGCGCTTGAACTCCCGGACGTCCTGCGCCCACCCCTTGGTGACGCCCGCCCCGTACACCGCCGCCTCCGCGGCCGTCCGCCAGTCCTCGGCGTTGTACTCGTTCTGCTTCCAGATGTCGTAGGCGACCAGGTCGGAGAAGTTCATCGCGGCGCCGTTCAGCACCTGCTCCATGTCGCCGCTGCGTCCGAGGATCTTCCCCGCGACCGAGTAGAAGCCCTCCGCCGACTGATCGAGCAGATCCGGCTTCGCCTCGGTGTCCCGTGGATCGAAAACCGCCATGTCACTCCCGGATCAGCTGGTAGTTGAGGTCCCGGAGCAGCAGTTCGCGGACGCCGTAGTTCTCCTCCTCGATCGTGTGATCGGTGAAGGCGGTGTTCGAGCCGGCCGCCTCGACGTTGCCGCTGAGCGCCTCGCCGTGCCGTTGCACCCTGGCCATCGCGGCGGCGTTGTCCTCGCCGAACCGCGCGTACCCGCGCTGGAGCGGGGACTCCGCCGCGTACAGGTAGGCGGTGTCGACCTCCGCCTGGAACATCGTGGTCAGCCCGGTGAAGGTGACGGCGATGGCCCCCGCCTCCCGTCCACCGGCCACCACCTCGCCCGGATTCGCCCCGACCTCTGCCATGATCGCTCCCCTTTCGCACCCGAAATTAAGGGTCGCCCGGCTACCGTGCGGTAATGCGCGAATGAACATTTCGGCGCCAAGAGTTAACGTTCCCGTCGCCCCATGATCACCTCGGTCCCTTTGGCTGTACGCGACGAGGAGGGTGCATGAGCAACGAATTCATCGGGCTCACCCACGGTGACGCATTGGGTCGCGGCGGTGAACGACTCGGCGCGGAATCCCAGAACCTGCTCGCCCAGGCGCAGAACCTGCGCGCCGACATGGAGGGCGCGGGCAACGCGATCCAGGGCGCGGGGCTCAACTCGCTGAACGGGGCGCTACGGGTGCTGATGGAGCACGCGGAGAACCTGATCCGCTGGTGCAACGAGAACGGCATCAAACTGGGCGACGCGCAGACCGCCGTCGGGCACACGGTGGAGCGGACGGTGGACGACTTCGACGTCGCCCAGGCGGGCCTGAACGCGATTCCGCGGCAGATCACGATTTGAGTCCACGGTACGTCCGAGAGTAACGAATTCCGGGAAAGGGGACGTTCCATGACGGCTTCGGGCTTCGACGTTTACGGCCATTCCGGCAGGCTGCAGGGCCTCGCCGACGAGCAGGCGCACCACCTGGCCCGGTTCCAGGCCCTGCTGTCGCAGATCGACGCGCAGGCCCGCGCGACGCTGGCCGAGTGGGAGGGTGCCGGACGGGACGGCGCCCGGCGCCTCTTCGACGAGTACGAGGAGCGGTTCGCCCAGGTGAACGACAAGTTCCGGCGGCTCGTCGAGAGCACCGAGGGCGCCGGAACCCAGTACGCCGCCCTCGGCAGGACGCTCGAGGGCATGTTCTGACCGCCGAACCCGCCGCCGGGCCGGGCACCCGCGCGAGCGCCCGCCCGGAGGCCGCCGACGCGGTCACGATGCCCGCGGCGTTCCGCGCGACGCCGTCCGCCGAACGGTACGTCCTGCAGGCCGACGCGCTGCGCCGCCGCCAGCTCGGCGGCGCGCTGCTGTACGGGTCGGGCCGCAGCTGGCGGCGCCGGCAGCGCGTCTGGCCCGCGGTCGTCGCGGGCCTGGTGGTCGTCGCGATCGTCCTCGGCGGGATCACGGTCGCCGGGGCGTTCCAGCGGCAGCGGGAGCTGGACCGGCAGGAGAAGTTGCAGCAGGAGACGGGCGGGCGGACCGCGCCCGGAGGGGGATTCTGAGTGCCGCAACCCACGACCGCGGTGTCGGCCCGGTCACGCGTCACCGGCTGGGCGACGGCCGTGCTGGTCACGCTGGCGCTGCTGGCGACCCTGCTCGGCGGTGGCCGGATCGGGCACGCCACCGTCGCCTCGGACGGCACCGCCTGGCTGTGGAGCCGCGACGCCGGTGAGGTCACCGAGGTCAACTCCGAGACCGGACGCGCCGAGAGCGGGCGGACCGTGCCGGGGTCGCGGGGCAACCGGGTGCGGGTCACCCAGGACGACCGGCACCTGCTGGTCCACGACCTCGAGACCGGCCGCGTCTCGTCCCTGGACCTGGCCACGCTCGGCTTCTCCGGCGAGCTGAAGGTGGGCACGGAGGGCGACCCGCACCTGGCCATGGGCGACGGCGTCGCCGCCGTGCTCGAACGGACGACCGGGCAGGTGCGGGCGCTCGACCCGGGCACGCTGCAGCCGGTCGGGCCCGCGCTGCGGCTCCCCGGGCCCCTGGTCGGCGGCGAGTTCGACGGCGCCGGCGTGCTGTGGGTGGCCGTACCCCGGCAGGGCACCGTCGCCGGGCTGCGGGTCACCGCCGGCGGGCCGTCGGTCGCGCGGACCGTCGAGGTCGCCGAACCCGACCACGATCTCGCGCTGACGGTCCTGGACGAGGGCGCTCTCGTCGCCGACCGCGGCGGCCGCGACCTCGTCATCACGACCGGCGACGGAGCCCGGCACGTCACGTCCCCGGTCCCGCTGGCCGGCGCGCTGATGCCCGGCCGGACGCACGGCGGGCTGGCCGCCGTCACCGTGCCCGCGGCCGCGGCGGTCGTCACGGTCGCCGACGTGCGCAAGGGCGGCCCGATCCGGTCGTTCCCGCTGCGCGATCCCGTCCAGGAGCCCGCCGTGCCGTTCGCCGGCAAGGTGTACCTGCCCGTCCGGGAGACCGGGCAGGTCCGCGTGTACGAGCCGGCCGGCTCGCAGACCCGCGTGCTCAGCATGCCGGCCGGGCGCGGCGACCTGGTACTCCAGGTGCGGGAGGGCAGCCTCTTCATCAACGCGCCCGGCAGCCCGGACGCGCAGGTCGTCGGCGCCGACGGCAGGGCGCGCACGGTCGGCAAGTACGACGACGGCTCGGGCGGAGGCGGGGGCGCGGCGGCGCCGCGGCCGTCCACCGAGACCGTCCCGCCCCCGCCCGCGGTCCCGGTGCCGCCCGCGCCCCGGCTGTTCCCCGAGCCGGCGGACACCGGCCGTCCGGACGAACCGGAGCGCGAGGCGCCCGCCGACGTGCAGGACCCGGCGCCCGGAGCCCCCGACCCGCGGGAGTCCGAGACGCCCGCGCCGGTGACCCGGGCCCCGCGGGCCCCCGGCCCGGACGGCTCGGGGGCGGAGACCGTGGACGAACCGTCGCCCGGGCCATCGCGGTCGCCGGAGCCCGAGCCGCCCGCCTCCCGAGAGCCGTCCGCTCCATCGACACCGGCCACCCCTCCCGCGAAGCCCGAACCGGAGCCCGAACCGGAGCCCGAGCCTGAGCCTGAGCCGGAGCCGGAGCCGGAACCGACGCCGGAGCCCCCGCCCATGAAGAACCCGTACACGCCGGAGCAGGTCTGCAACTCCGCGTCGAGCGGCGGGTACAAGGTGCAGCGCTCCTCACCGTTCAGCGGCGGCCGCATCTACCAGCTCTACAGCGACATCTCCCGCGACAACTGCGCGGTCGCGATGAAGACGTCCGACGTCGGTGCGGGCACGAACGTCTGGATCAGGCTGGAGAGCCAGAACGGCGGGAAGGTCGCGACCGACAACGGCACGTTCGAGTACTACGCCGGCCCCGTGTACGTGCACGCTCCCGGTGACTGCGTCCGCTACTCGGGCGGCGCGTCCGGCGCGAGCACGTCCGGCGGGTGGGCCAACTGCGGCTGAGAGGACAGGCTTGAGCACGACGACGGCAACGCCCCCCGCCGTCACCGACGAGGAGGCGGTGACGGCGGCGGACGCCTTCGACCGGATGGCGGCGGCCATCGAGAGCGTCGCCCGCTGCGATCCGGTGACGGTGCGGCTGCTGCTGACCGCGTTCGCCGGCGGCGGGCACGTCCTGCTGGAGGATCTGCCCGGCATGGGCAAGACGACCCTGGCCAGGGCCCTCGCCGCGGTGACCGGCGGGACGGTCCGGCGCGTGCAGTGCACGCCCGACCTCCTGCCGTCCGACGTCACCGGAGTGACGATCTTCAACCAGGACACCCGGGAGTTCGAGTTCCATCCCGGCCCGGTGTTCGCCAACGTCGTCATCGTCGACGAGATCAACCGGACCTCGCCCAAGACGCAGTCGGCGCTGCTGGAGGTCATGCAGGAGGAGCAGGTCACCGTGGACGGCGTCGCGCACCGGGTGCCGCGTCCCTTCCTGGTGGTGGCGACGCAGAACCCGGTCGAGATGCAGGGAACGTTCCCGCTGCCCGAAGCGCAGCTCGACCGGTTCCTGATGCGGCTGTCGCTCGGTTATCCGGGCGAGGAGGCGGAGCTGTCGCTGATGCGCGGCCGGTCCCTCCCGGCGGCCGACCGGCTCGCGCCCGTCCTGGACGCCGCGGAGATGGGCCGCCTCGGCGGCATCGCCGAGCGCGTCGCGTTCGCCGACCCCGTCTACGAGTACGTCCTGCGGCTGGCGCAGCGCACCCGGCGGCATCCCCGGCTCCGGGCGGGCGTGTCGATGCGGGCGTCCATCGCGCTGTGCCGGGCGGCCCGCATGCACGCCGTCGCGGACGGCCGCGGATTCGTCACCCCCGACGACGTCAAGGCGCTGGCCGTACCCGTGTGGGGGCACCGGCTGGTGCCGCTGTCGGGGGCCGCCGCCGCGGGCGAGGCCGCCGAACTGCTGGACGCGCTCCTCGCCGAGGTCCCCGTGCCGGGCCCGGACGGGCGACCGCGTTGACGTTCCCCGCCGCCCCGCCCGGTTCGCGCCGTCCGACCCGCCGGGGCTGGGGGCTGCTCGCGGCCGCCGCCGTCCTGTGCGGCGGCGGCCTCGGTCTCGGCTACCTCGGCCCCGCCGTGCTCGGCGGCCTCGCCCTTCCCGCCTTCGCCGCCGCGGTGCTGCTCGCGAGACCGCCCGGACCGGTACGCGTGCGCAGGCGCGTCACGGCCACGCGCGTCCGCGCCGGGGAACCGGTCACGGTCACGCTCGACCTGCCCCCGGTCCGCGCCGCCGCCGCCGAGCACCTCACCGGCCCGGACGGCACGGCGGCGTTCTCCCTCGGCACCGCCCGCCGCCTCCGCTACGAGGTGACCCCCGGACGGCGGGGCGTCCTCGAGGCCGGCCCGCTCACGCTCGTCCGCACCGATCCGCTCGGGCTGGTGCGGGCCGCCCGCCGCGCGGACGACGCCCCCGTCCGGATCCTCGTGCACCCCCGCCACCACGAACTGGCGCCCGCCCCGGCGGCGGGCGCGGGCGGGCGCGACACCGCCGCCGCCGTCACCCGCGCCGCCGACGGCGCCTTCGCGGGACTGCGCGAGCACGCACCCGGCGACGACGTCCGCCGCGTCCACTGGCGCACCTCCGCCCGGCGCGGGCGGCTCATGGTGCGCGAGCACGCCGACTCCCCGCGGCCGGAGCTGACCGTCCTCGTCGACGACCGCCACGGCCCCGCCGAACTCGACGCCCTCGCCGAGGTCGCCGCCTCGATCGTCCGGACGGCCCCCGCCGAGCTGCGGCTGGCCGGCGGCGGCCGCGCCACCGGCGGCACGGTCGCCCACCTGGACCTGCTGGCCGAGGCGGCGCCCCGCCCCGGCGCCGACTTCGCGGGGGCCTGCGCCGCCCTGCGCGGCGGCCCGCCCGGCCGCGCGATCGTCCTGCTCTCCGGCCGGGCGGCGGCCGACGCCGGTATCGCGCTGGCCGCCCTCGCCGGCCGCCGCGCGGTCTCGCTGGTGGCGGTGATCGGCGACGGTCCCCTCACCGCGCCGCCGTCCGCGCAGGTCAAGGTCCTGCAGGCCGCCGACCCGGCCGAGTTCGCGGAACGCTGGAACCGCTTCCCCCGGTGGCCGGGGGACGGGACGTGACCGGCGCGTTCGCGGTACGCGCGGTGCGGGACCTGCCGCCGCTCATGCTCGCCACCGCCGCCGCGGGCCCGCTGCTGGCGGCGGGCTACGACGAGGCGGCGCCGGTCGTGGCCGTCCTCGGCGCGACGGCCGTGCTGTCCGTCGTGGTGACCGCCGCGGCCCACCGGCTGCCGCGGCGCATCGGGCCCGCCGCCGCGCTCCCGGCCGGGCTGCCCGTGGCGGCGGGCTGGCTCGTCGTCCTCGCCGTCCTGCGGCCCGGCCGCATCGACGCGCCGGTCCCCGCGGCGGCCGACGCCGTGCTGCACTCCGGCGCGCGGATCCTGACGACCGCCGCCGGGGCGCCCGCCACCGTGGACCTGCTCGCCTTCCCGGTGCTGGCGGTCTGGCTGGCCGGGGCGGCCGGCACGCTGCTGCGCCGCGACGGGCACGCGCTGCCCGCGCTGCTTCCGGCAACGCTGCTGCTCATCGGCGCCGCCGTGCTCAACCCGGACGCGGTCGGCGCCGCCCGGACGTCGGCCGTCCTGCTCGCCGCCGCCGGGGCCGTGCTGCTGGCCACCGCACCGGCGGAGCCGCGCGCGCCCGCCGGCGTCGCCGTCCGGGTGCTCGCCGCCGGCGCCCCGCGGCGCGGCCCGCGACGGCGCGGGCCCGACGCCGCGGCCGCCGCCCTGGCCTGCGCGGTGGCGCTGCCCGGTCTCGGCGCGGCCGTCGCGGCGCCCGGCGCCCTGGCCGGGTGGCCGGTGCGGGCCGCCGACCCGCGCACGGTCGTCGACGCGCCCGAGGAGCCGCGCGACGTGCGCAACCCGCTGGCCTACCTGGGGGTGTGGGCGGCCGACCCGAGCCGCCCGCTGCTGACGGTCGACGGGCCGAGCACCGGCCTGCGCTGGGTCGCGCTCGGCGAGTTCACCGGCGCGACGTGGCTGCCCGACAGCTCGTACCGTCCGGCCGGAACGCGGTTCCCGCCCCCGGACGTCCGGCCGCCCCGCAGCACGGCGGCCGCCGTGCGCGTCACCGTCGGCGCCCTTCCGGGCTACTGGGTTCCGGTGCCCGGCACGCCCACGCGGCTGGACGGGCTCGCGGCGGGGTACGACGCGGCGTCCGGGACGGTCATGGCGGACGATCCGGTGGCCGGGCGCTCGTACCGCGCGGCCGGGGCCGTCGCCGACTGGAGCGGCGGCGAGGCGTCCCGCGCCGGGATCGACACCGGCGACGCCCGCCACCTCAGGCTGCCGCCGGGCGCCCCCGCGCGGCTGACCGACATCGCGCGCGCGGCGGCCGGGGACGGTACCCCGCACCGGCGCGCGTCCCGCCTGGCCGAGTACCTGCGCGAGTCCTACACCTTCGATCCGGGCGCCCCGAGCGGCCACGGTTACGCCGACCTGAACCGCCTGCTCGTCGACCCCGGCCGGACGGGCGGCGGCGCGACGTCCGAGCAGTTCGCCGCCGCGTTCGCCGTGCTCGCCCGCGCGATCGGCCTGCCGAGCCGCGTCGTCGTGGGGTTCGGGCCCGGCTCCGGCGGCGTGGTCCGGACGGGCGACGCGGTGGCCTGGGGCGAGATCCATTACGAGGGCATCGGCTGGGTGCCCTACGACCCGAATCCGCGCGAACGCTCGGACGCCCCCGACCGGCGGGACGACGACGCGACGATCGCCGACGACGATGGCGGGGCGGACTCGCCGGGCGGCGGCGCGTCCGGCGGTACCGCGCGGCCGGTCGCGGAGTCCGGCCCCTCGGCCCTCCGCCACGCCGTTCCCGGGGCCG
The nucleotide sequence above comes from Actinomadura algeriensis. Encoded proteins:
- the eccD gene encoding type VII secretion integral membrane protein EccD; protein product: MTEPPERPEPSADGYRRVTVAGPRRRTDLLLPGGVPVAALLPRLMALCVPDRDGDEPAAWRLTRLDGRPVPPGGSLDAAGVADGEVLTLHPRAVRVPPPEVEDVRGAVEDRVDEGTWLWGPRATFGFAIVLAAAGPLAVAVRAGWATTWDLPAGTAAGRAACAFAAALLAVLAAWSCGGRPVLARIVLGAGCLWGALAAGLAAAAATVPAAPAVTALAATGALAVAALAWAREPAALPFAAGSAVAVAAAGVVSAGGLLGEPAHGLRTAAVLLVLAAGALPRAAMTLGGLAGADQRAREHGRVPAGQVEARLHATEGILVGALAGTGGAAAAAIVLLTTGGFRDQVLAGVVSLALVLRSRLFDRGAHVLCLRVAGVAGLGAAGFAAAADTAGGRLADWSPGLALAVAAVIAGLSAVPLPRVPRARLRRVLDWTELLVIVAMVAAAAAAYGTFDGLGDLSP
- a CDS encoding TPR repeat region-containing protein, whose protein sequence is MAVFDPRDTEAKPDLLDQSAEGFYSVAGKILGRSGDMEQVLNGAAMNFSDLVAYDIWKQNEYNAEDWRTAAEAAVYGAGVTKGWAQDVREFKRKRQALVDEWEDAAGSNFGVVRRLPDTTDRLTFGTGLEQEMNAALDEEYAADRAQAEAAKLRELSGAADRAWEELQARAELRERQLAQGPTPQNLRSLVEHDLLGWAPYNIRGAEAPLPLDAELAAADAALLREYLTRRREPDAEYGQIIGTLLAAVRQGVARRADGGRLDPDVLAYLEEFYGELGSDLLVMDAYAGHGEGLGERPFLQQDSLAALGGGLLLLSDESVGGGFDRMPPIVRRLFDESVQVNDGAYAAIHHWGYQYAALADLLGSADPRLVAGEELSTALIAVTPHYLDFAGSPVNVIPGGVELLDGSTVLTDEPAATMLGVATRNVAANHAVLTGDYEPGDVGLARPELLAALYTHDWSDDGAAAAKLTSWIHADGVDETMAGEAAAGLYETVTGVGDGGVYGALTDGPGGDSMGMLNPELSRGFADVAVKYLDEFAAEQDDPARTSFGGGNLELAYEDGARARFFELVAGDEDAAAYLTGAVLTHEATRLNGYVAGGGEGDAQYGRANGMLRGYLDAGMLNEAMDRTGDERTAVTDAAARQANGSTFASGMIKETVGNVFPWGRVAKVVIGTGNEIWRAGVRAQPGPSTPLIQAPNGERVGRTDLEQGGLLNLVSAAVTDGRISAADVPDVLRSGDPDAPVKLYGQVPGHERRAAEDAAAELLDDVLPGYRDLLEKQEDAYSDAFNGSAAADPQAYEDFVRTGIPMAQW
- a CDS encoding WXG100 family type VII secretion target, producing the protein MTASGFDVYGHSGRLQGLADEQAHHLARFQALLSQIDAQARATLAEWEGAGRDGARRLFDEYEERFAQVNDKFRRLVESTEGAGTQYAALGRTLEGMF
- a CDS encoding AAA family ATPase; the protein is MSTTTATPPAVTDEEAVTAADAFDRMAAAIESVARCDPVTVRLLLTAFAGGGHVLLEDLPGMGKTTLARALAAVTGGTVRRVQCTPDLLPSDVTGVTIFNQDTREFEFHPGPVFANVVIVDEINRTSPKTQSALLEVMQEEQVTVDGVAHRVPRPFLVVATQNPVEMQGTFPLPEAQLDRFLMRLSLGYPGEEAELSLMRGRSLPAADRLAPVLDAAEMGRLGGIAERVAFADPVYEYVLRLAQRTRRHPRLRAGVSMRASIALCRAARMHAVADGRGFVTPDDVKALAVPVWGHRLVPLSGAAAAGEAAELLDALLAEVPVPGPDGRPR
- a CDS encoding DUF58 domain-containing protein; translation: MTFPAAPPGSRRPTRRGWGLLAAAAVLCGGGLGLGYLGPAVLGGLALPAFAAAVLLARPPGPVRVRRRVTATRVRAGEPVTVTLDLPPVRAAAAEHLTGPDGTAAFSLGTARRLRYEVTPGRRGVLEAGPLTLVRTDPLGLVRAARRADDAPVRILVHPRHHELAPAPAAGAGGRDTAAAVTRAADGAFAGLREHAPGDDVRRVHWRTSARRGRLMVREHADSPRPELTVLVDDRHGPAELDALAEVAASIVRTAPAELRLAGGGRATGGTVAHLDLLAEAAPRPGADFAGACAALRGGPPGRAIVLLSGRAAADAGIALAALAGRRAVSLVAVIGDGPLTAPPSAQVKVLQAADPAEFAERWNRFPRWPGDGT
- a CDS encoding transglutaminase-like domain-containing protein; amino-acid sequence: MTGAFAVRAVRDLPPLMLATAAAGPLLAAGYDEAAPVVAVLGATAVLSVVVTAAAHRLPRRIGPAAALPAGLPVAAGWLVVLAVLRPGRIDAPVPAAADAVLHSGARILTTAAGAPATVDLLAFPVLAVWLAGAAGTLLRRDGHALPALLPATLLLIGAAVLNPDAVGAARTSAVLLAAAGAVLLATAPAEPRAPAGVAVRVLAAGAPRRGPRRRGPDAAAAALACAVALPGLGAAVAAPGALAGWPVRAADPRTVVDAPEEPRDVRNPLAYLGVWAADPSRPLLTVDGPSTGLRWVALGEFTGATWLPDSSYRPAGTRFPPPDVRPPRSTAAAVRVTVGALPGYWVPVPGTPTRLDGLAAGYDAASGTVMADDPVAGRSYRAAGAVADWSGGEASRAGIDTGDARHLRLPPGAPARLTDIARAAAGDGTPHRRASRLAEYLRESYTFDPGAPSGHGYADLNRLLVDPGRTGGGATSEQFAAAFAVLARAIGLPSRVVVGFGPGSGGVVRTGDAVAWGEIHYEGIGWVPYDPNPRERSDAPDRRDDDATIADDDGGADSPGGGASGGTARPVAESGPSALRHAVPGAALVLLYLLAVPLLRLRRPRGGGTARTLAAWARLLAAMRLARAPAPPAATVGEVTARLARALPAHDPARIRRLAATVNAAGYGGAVTPADASAAVAEARALAGALRRTRPWPHRLLWWWDPRPLRWARDRRRVNRPSRPGTCRRVRRGRPGRRPRPRPRSGSSPRPGSVP